The Engraulis encrasicolus isolate BLACKSEA-1 chromosome 4, IST_EnEncr_1.0, whole genome shotgun sequence genome includes a window with the following:
- the nat10 gene encoding RNA cytidine acetyltransferase has translation MATFRKKVDNRIRVQIENGVLEKHRTMFVIVGDHGRDQVVILHHMLSKATVRARPSVLWCYKKELGFSSNRKKRMRQLQKKIKTGTLNLNQDDPFELFVAATNIRYCYYNETHKILGNTYGMCVLQDFEALTPNLLARTIETVEGGGIVVILLRTMNSLKQLYTMTMDVHSRYRTEAHQDVVGRFNERFILSLSSCKTCVAIDDQLNILPISSHIANIKAVPPKTQDDPPSPREQELKDLKESLQDTQPVGVLVDCCKTMDQAKAVLKFIEAISEKTLRSTVALTAARGRGKSAALGLAVAGAVAFGYSNLFVTSPSPDNLHTLFEFIFKGFDALQYQEHLDYEIIQSLNPEFNKAVVRVNIFKEHRQTIQYIHPADAVKLGQAELLVIDEAAAIPLPLVKKLLGPYLVFMASTINGYEGTGRSLSLKLIQQLRQQSADSQLNLSAENRTTNTARLAAARSLHEVSLQESIRYAPGDAVEKWLNDLLCLDCLAIPRIISGCPLPQTCDLYYVNRDTLFCYHKASEAFLQRLMALYVASHYKNSPNDLQMLSDAPAHHLFCLLPPVPPTQNSLPEVLAVVQVCLEGEISKQSILNSLSRGKKASGDLIPWTVSEQFQDPEFGSLSGGRVVRIAVNPDYQGMGYGSRALQLLQQYYEGQFPLLDEKENTNSGITSVSSEAVSLLEEVVSPRKNLPPLLLKLSERRAERLDYLGVSYGLTSQLLKFWKKAGFVPVYLRQTPNDLTGEHSCVMLKELNSEESPEQGQWLSAFWKDFRKRFLSLMSYQFRTFPPSLALNILQNKNAIESGQSGLTGAELSALFSPYDLKRLEMYSQSMVDYHLIMDLIPTIARIFFLKQLGDVSLSAAQCALLLGLGLQHKTVDDLEKEIELPGSQLLGLFNRLIRKVVQFCRGLQEKAVEADMVATKDIEMEPTTRSLNEDLDEAAKEFQERRQQDLEKIKDMDLSQYMIRGEDEEWDQVLKKAGKTAIVSIKSDKKRKFEGGYQKEDSQGKKIKKNFNKSKFEKKGKFGKKV, from the exons ATGGCCACGTTTCGGAAAAAGGTGGATAATCGCATCCGAGTCCAGATTGAAAATGGAGTTCTCGAAAAGCATCGTACCATGTTTGTCATTGTTGGCGATCATGGCAGAGACCAG GTTGTCATTCTGCATCACATGTTGTCAAAAGCCACTGTGCGAGCAAGACCTTCGGTGTTGTGGTGTTACAAGAAAGAACTTGGATTCAGCAG TAACCGGAAGAAGCGTATGAGACAGTTGCAGAAGAAGATCAAAACAGGGACACTGAACCTGAACCAGGACGACCCATTTGAGCTTTTTGTTGCGGCAACCAACATCCGGTATTGCTACTACAACGAGACGCACAAGATTTTGGGAAACACCTACGGCATGTGTGTCCTGCAG GACTTTGAGGCCCTTACACCTAATCTGTTGGCACGGACCATTGAGACAGTGGAGGGTGGTGGCATCGTGGTCATTCTACTCAGGACGATGAACTCTCTGAAGCAGCTGTACACCATGACGATGGATGTCCACTCTCGCTACAGGACGGAGGCCCATCAGGATGTGGTCGGGAGATTCAATGAGAG GTTTATATTGTCACTGTCATCGTGTAAGACGTGTGTGGCCATTGATGACCAACTCAACATCTTGCCCATCTCCAGCCACATTGCCAACATTAAAGCAGTCCCTCCAAAGACACAG GATGATCCACCGTCACCAAGGGAACAGGAGCTGAAAGACCTGAAGGAGTCTCTCCAGGACACCCAGCCCGTGGGAGTTCTGGTGGACTGCTGTAAGACCATGGACCAG GCCAAGGCTGTGCTGAAGTTCATCGAGGCCATCTCTGAGAAGACCCTGCGCAGCACTGTGGCTCTGACGGCGGCTCGTGGGCGAGGAAAGTCGGCCGCTTTAGGACTGGCTGTGGCAGGAGCCGTAGCTTTTGG ATACTCCAATCTTTTTGTGACCTCTCCCAGTCCTGACAACCTGCACACCCTCTTTGAGTTTATCTTCAAGGGCTTTGATGCTCTTCAGTATCAG GAACACTTGGATTATGAAATCATTCAGTCCCTCAACCCAGAGTTTAACAAAGCTGTGGTCCGAGTCAACATTTTCAAGGAGCACAGGCAAACAATTCAG taCATCCACCCGGCGGACGCGGTGAAGCTGGGCCAGGCGGAGCTGCTGGTGATTGACGAGGCGGCCGCCATCCCCCTGCCACTGGTCAAGAAGCTACTGGGCCCGTACCTGGTCTTCATGGCCTCCACCATCAACGG ATATGAAGGCACGGGTCGTTCTCTCTCCCTGAAGCTCATCCAGCAGTTGAGACAGCAGAGTGCCGACAGTCAGCTGAACCTCTCAGCAGAGAACAGGACCACCAACACGGCCAGACTGGCAGCAG CGCGCTCGCTGCATGAGGTCTCGTTGCAGGAGTCCATTCGTTACGCGCCGGGAGACGCCGTAGAGAAGTGGCTGAACGACCTGCTGTGCCTGGACTGCCTGGCCATCCCGCGCATCATCTCTGGCTGCCCGCTCCCTCAGACCTGCGATCT CTACTATGTGAACAGAGACACGTTATTCTGCTACCATAAAGCATCAGAGGCCTTCCTGCAGAGGCTCATGGCCCTCTATGTGGCATCCCACTATAAG AATTCCCCCAACGATCTCCAGATGCTGTCTGATGCGCCGGCCCACCACCTCTTCTGCCTGCTGCCCCCCGTGCCCCCTACCCAGAATTCCCTGCCAGAGGTGCTGGCCGTGGTGCAG GTGTGTCTGGAGGGGGAGATATCCAAGCAGTCCATCCTCAACAGCCTCTCCCGCGGCAAGAAGGCCTCTGGGGACCTCATCCCCTGGACCGTGTCAGAGCAG ttCCAAGACCCCGAGTTTGGCAGTCTATCAGGAGGGCGAGTGGTGCGGATAGCTGTGAATCCAGACTACCAGGGG atggGCTACGGGTCGCGAGCTCTGCAGCTGCTGCAGCAGTATTATGAGGGACAGTTCCCTCTGCTGGACGAAAAGGAGAACACCAACAGTGGAATCACCTCAGTCAGCAGCGAG gCTGTCAGTCTCCTGGAGGAGGTGGTGTCTCCGCGTAAGAACTTGCCGCCGCTGCTACTGAAGCtgagtgagaggagagcagagcggctGGACTACCTGGGGGTCTCCTACGGCCTCACCTCACAGCTCCTCAA aTTCTGGAAGAAGGCAGGATTTGTGCCAGTTTATTTGAGGCAAACTCCG AATGACCTGACGGGGGAGCACTCGTGCGTGATGCTGAAGGAGCTGAACTCTGAGGAGTCTCCGGAGCAGGGCCAGTGGCTCTCAGCCTTCTGGAAAG ACTTCCGAAAGCGTTTTTTGTCCCTAATGTCTTACCAGTTCCGGACCTTCCCACCCAGCCTGGCCCTCAACATCCTGCAAAATAAGAACGCCATAGAGAGTGGCCAGtcag GCCTCACGGGTGCTGAGCTGAGCGCCCTGTTCAGCCCGTACGACCTGAAGCGTTTGGAGATGTACTCCCAGAGCATGGTGGACTACCACCTCATCATGGACCTCATCCCCACCATCGCACGCATCTTCTTCCTCAAACAGCTGGGGGACGTCTCCCTCTCGGCCGCCCAGTGT gccctCCTGCTGGGTCTGGGCCTGCAGCACAAGACTGTGGATGACCTGGAGAAGGAGATCGAGCTGCCAGGTTCTCAGCTCTTGGGTCTCTTCAATCGTCTCATTCGTAAAGTGGTGCAG TTCTGCAGAGGCCTCCAGGAGAAGGCTGTTGAAGCAGATATGGTCGCCACAAAGGACATTGAGATGGAACCAACCACCCGGTCATTGAACGAAGACTTG GATGAGGCAGCAAAAGAGTTTCAGGAGAGGCGTCAACAAGATCTGGAGAAAATAAAGGACATGGATCTCTCACA GTATATGATCCGTGGGGAAGACGAAGAATGGGACCAGGTGCTGAAGAAGGCTGGCAAAACGGCTATCGTCAGCATCAAAAG TGACAAGAAAAGGAAGTTTGAAGGTGGATATCAGAAAGAGGACTCGCAAGGAAAGAAGATAAAGAAGAACTTCAACAAATCAAAGTTTGAGAAAAAGGGTAAATTCGGGAAGAAAGTCTAG